One region of Gossypium raimondii isolate GPD5lz chromosome 6, ASM2569854v1, whole genome shotgun sequence genomic DNA includes:
- the LOC105774289 gene encoding protein NRT1/ PTR FAMILY 4.5 has protein sequence MEKLELVDGKVNWKGETAVKHKHGGLRAALFVLLAFAFENLANLHLAVNLTTYFNGILHFEVSDAANALTNFMGTGYILSIIFAVFADTYIGRFKSILISGSVEFLGLALLTAQAHYSSLRPPPCNVFDPTSRCEKLESSDTVFLYVALYLVAAGMAGIKASIPSHGADQFDEKDPREAKTMSSFFNGLLFALCIGGAVSLTLYVWLDDHKGWDVGFGVSAIAMFLALIVAVLGWPLYRIHVVQGSSVLLELIQVFAAAIRNRNLKLPENPLELYEIDKDKEAALEDDFLPHRDVYRFLDKAAIKTASEKPNPWKLCRVTQVENAKILLGMTPVFACTIIMTLCLAQLQTFSVQQGLTMDTTIVGSFHIPPASLPIIPVVFLIFIIPFYDQIAVPLLRKVTGHVTGISHLQRIGVGLILSSISMATASIMEVKRKSVARDHNMLDALPVLQPLPISVFWLSFQYFIFGIADMFTYVGLLEFFYSEAPQGLKTVSTCFLWTSMALGYYLSTILVQIVNRATKHITNSGGWLAGNNINKNHLNLFYLLLALLSLVNFCVYLFVSSRYKYRSKN, from the exons ATG GAGAAACTCGAGCTTGTTGATGGTAAGGTGAATTGGAAGGGGGAAACAGCTGTGAAGCACAAGCATGGAGGACTGAGAGCTGCTTTGTTCGTTCTAC TGGCGTTTGCATTTGAGAACTTGGCAAATCTTCATTTGGCCGTCAACCTGACGACTTACTTCAATGGGATTTTGCACTTCGAAGTATCTGATGCAGCTAATGCTCTAACCAACTTCATGGGGACTGGTTATATCCTTTCCATTATCTTTGCTGTCTTCGCAGACACTTATATTGGCAGATTTAAAAGTATTCTCATTTCTGGATCCGTTGAGTTCCTG GGACTAGCATTGCTCACAGCGCAAGCTCACTATTCGAGCCTCAGGCCACCGCCTTGTAACGTCTTCGATCCGACTTCTCGTTGCGAGAAACTTGAAAGTAGTGATACTGTGTTCCTCTACGTTGCTCTATACTTGGTTGCTGCGGGAATGGCGGGGATTAAAGCCTCGATACCATCCCATGGAGCTGATCAATTCGATGAGAAAGACCCTCGAGAAGCTAAGACAATGTCCAGTTTCTTCAACGGTTTATTGTTCGCCTTGTGCATTGGTGGTGCAGTTAGTTTAACGCTCTATGTCTGGCTTGATGATCATAAAGGATGGGATGTTGGATTCGGAGTCTCTGCCATCGCCATGTTCTTGGCTCTCATCGTTGCTGTATTGGGATGGCCATTGTATAGGATACATGTGGTTCAAGGAAGTAGTGTCCTTCTGGAACTCATTCAG GTTTTTGCTGCAGCAATCCGCAATAGAAATCTTAAACTCCCTGAGAACCCTCTGGAGCTTTATGAGATTGACAAAGACAAGGAAGCTGCTTTGGAAGATGATTTCCTGCCTCACAGAGACGTTTACAGGTTCCTGGATAAAGCAGCCATTAAAACAGCATCTGAGAAACCAAATCCATGGAAGCTCTGCAGGGTAACCCAAGTAGAAAACGCAAAGATCTTACTTGGAATGACCCCAGTTTTCGCTTGTACCATAATCATGACCCTTTGCTTAGCTCAACTCCAAACCTTTTCAGTCCAACAAGGCCTTACGATGGATACAACAATCGTTGGCTCTTTCCACATCCCACCTGCTTCTCTACCAATCATTCCTGTTGTTTTCTTGATCTTCATAATCCCCTTCTATGACCAAATTGCTGTTCCCCTTCTCCGTAAGGTCACTGGCCATGTCACCGGGATCTCTCACCTTCAACGTATAGGAGTTGGCCTCATCCTCTCCTCCATATCCATGGCTACCGCTTCAATCATGGAAGTGAAGCGCAAATCCGTGGCTCGAGACCACAATATGCTGGATGCTTTACCAGTGCTCCAACCATTGCCCATCAGCGTCTTCTGGCTCTCATTCCAGTACTTCATTTTTGGAATTGCAGACATGTTTACCTATGTGGGTCTTCTTGAATTTTTCTATTCTGAAGCTCCTCAAGGACTTAAAACCGTATCCACTTGCTTCTTGTGGACTTCCATGGCACTTGGCTACTACCTCAGTACCATTCTGGTTCAGATAGTGAATCGTGCAACAAAACATATTACAAACAGTGGGGGTTGGTTAGCTGGCAACAATATTAACAAGAATCATCTCAATCTCTTCTACTTGTTACTTGCTTTGCTGAGTTTGGTCAATTTCTGTGtgtatttgtttgtttcttcgcGTTATAAGTACAGGTCTAAGAACTAA
- the LOC105774290 gene encoding oil body-associated protein 2A, translating into MASSDKSPAPTPAKGAEAAPPGQPMTMGQHVVDKGASMLQALTPVKQISQHVCTFALYSHDMCRQIETHHYVSRLNQDFLQCPVYDSDDSNASLIGIEYIISDRLFEALPQEEQKLWHSHAYEIKSGLWVNPRIPEMIGKPELENLAKTYGKFWCTWQVDRGDRLPLGAPALMMSPQGVNLGKIDPELVKKRDDNYSISTEAIMESRVEIEEPEWINPQADYWKQHAKGFAIDIEKTEMKLRAPFP; encoded by the exons ATGGCTTCCAGTGACAAGTCCCCGGCTCCAACACCGGCTAAAGGTGCGGAGGCAGCGCCACCAGGGCAACCCATGACGATGGGTCAGCATGTGGTGGACAAGGGAGCATCAATGCTGCAGGCATTGACCCCAGTGAAGCAAATCAGCCAACATGTCTGCACCTTTGCCTTGTATAGCCATGATATGTGCCGTCAAATCGAGACTCACCACTATGTTAGCAGGCTGAACCAGGACTTTCTCCAGTGTCCTGTTTATGATTCCGATGATTCCAACGCCAGCCTCATTG GAATTGAATATATAATATCCGATAGATTGTTTGAAGCTCTGCCTCAAGAAGAGCAAAAACTTTGGCATTCCCATGCTTATGAG ATAAAATCAGGGCTCTGGGTTAATCCCAGAATACCAGAAATGATAGGGAAACCTGAATTGGAAAATCTGGCAAAAACCTATGGCAAGTTTTGGTGCACATGGCAAGTTGACAGAG GTGACAGACTTCCACTTGGAGCACCAGCATTGATGATGTCACCACAGGGGGTGAACCTGGGGAAAATCGACCCAGAGCTGGTGAAGAAGAGGGATGACAATTACAGCATCTCAACCGAAGCAATTATGGAGTCAAGGGTGGAAATTGAAGAACCTGAATGGATCAATCCACAGGCTGATTACTGGAAACAGCATGCCAAGGGTTTCGCCATTGACATCGAGAAAACTGAAATGAAGTTGAGAGCTCCCTTCCCTTAG